Below is a window of Falco rusticolus isolate bFalRus1 chromosome 9, bFalRus1.pri, whole genome shotgun sequence DNA.
TCAAGAACATATATGGTAGTTTCTTAATAATATCCCCCTATATTTCcactttttctgaagttgtgtGTTGTGAGTCAGCTTATAGAAGGCAATGGCATTATTTTGGAAGGTGAGGTCTGGGAGATGAGAGGTCATACTGCATGTGTcgtaaattaattttcagataaaTGCTGTAATTCTTAAACAGAGTTAGTGGCACAGGAGGCAGAATCTGCTAGTTGCATGATGTCGCTTCTGGCTTCCAGCTGTTAAACTATGTTTGAAAATTGGTTTATTGTACAGTCTGCTCatattttcctaagaaaataattgtcagTGGGATGCCATATGACTGTGAATAGGAGAGGAAGGCTGCTGAGAACTCTCTTGAGTAATGCACAATGTGTCCTCGCTATAGCTGAGACTGGTAAGAGTTCCTCACAACCTGTCCTATAGCCTGAAATATGGTCTTTTAGCCctcattcttctgcttttctctgcctttcactGTCTCTATCAGGAACCTGCTGTCTACAATACTGATACATCACAGGTCAAAAATCATTCACTTGCTAAGATCGTTTATGGACAACTCttacagcaaaagctgaaaatacaggaTCTAGTTACTGCATGAGTTAGGTACTTCTTCCTACTGGAATCAGCAGGAGTCAAGAACCTTGACATCTTTGTAGATCTAAGGCAGGCCTGCAGAATGTATGTGCCTATCTACAGGCAGGAGAATCAGTGCTGGCATAATGGCTCTGTCACCCTCCAGTCATGAGACAGCAGCACACTGGGAGTTGTGCTGGCTGACACTTCCATATCTCACATTCTGTCCTCCTGCAAAAAGATGCAGTTATACCTTTCTTCACGCTCTGTGATTCCAGATTCAGTTTCTCCAGATGACCCAAGATGACATACTTGGTTATGCTGTGGGAAACTGCCAGTCTGTTCTCTGCAACAAGAAGATGGAATACCAATTAAGACTCCTGATAGCATCCACCTTTTGTCTCACACATAGCTGCGTGGTGTGTGCTGTGACAGGCTGGCCCACATGAAGAGCAGCAGTAGGCTTTTCCTCTCATTCCTACCACTTCCAAGTGACATGTGTAACTTCAGTGAAAGAGTTCTTTATGATGAACTGAAAACTGAGTTCAGATTAAACTCCACTAATCTATGAGGAGTGGTCTTATTTCAGACATAAATACAAGGTACCATAGGAATGTGACAGTAATTGTTGAAATCCTTTTATAGTGCACAGCATTCTTGTTGAAAGTGAATTTATACTCTGCATGGTATTTGTTgtgcttttcagtatttaatttttggcTAATGTGGTTTACCTCTTTAAGAACACTGTTTGCTACTATATTGTATAGTTGAGACAAAGAGCAGTCTGTGGGATATTTTGCTCTTGTACCTAATGACCTAATGGGTAAAGGGCCCTACTTGTCTAAGCACCAAGAAAGGTCAAACACAGACttcaagaaagcaagcatcaTCTTCAGAAACGTAAGATTAGTGTTTGTACGAGACTGGACACAAGAGGATTTCTTCAGCAAAGTATTGAACCTTTCACCTCATCTTGAACCTTTTACCACTTTGCCTCCCACCCAgctctgcattttgcattttgcactGTACTACAAAGTCTTTGGAACAGGCAATGTTTATTACTATGTGTTTCTGTACTGCATTGTACAATGGGCCCCAGTCTTGTTTGGATCCTCTTTTGAGACTTTCTGTGTCAGGGTCCAAAAGCATATTACTCATAAAGAATTTGCAATGCAAACTTGACAGCACTCTACTAGTCACACAAAGTATAATAATAGAAAACTGTTCAAGAGTCCAAactataatttaataattttttactgaaaaaataagtattttaaacatatattttgGAAGATAGCTTATGCATGCTTGCAGTCTGTAGTCCAGCAGAAGTACTGGCGTGGGGAAGACAAGGTAGATCTGTGACTGTATACTGAATCAGTCTGATCTatgaagatgttttaaaatgcctgCTAAAAATACTCTCTAATAAAACACCACAATAATTAAAGCAACACAATAGTATTAATCACACAATAAAGTATTAAATCctatgtatttgtatttttcaggattaatttgaacttgaaaattaagcaaagcaagctgcaaGTAAATTCCTAGATTCCTTGCAATTAAAAtgtacaatttttaaaaagtcactaGGAAATTTCctagaaataaacttttaatgTACTATATTATTACTCTGATCATGTATTATAATAAACCCCTTATACTCATAATTTTGAATTATATTAAGGGGCATCTGTTGCCTTTGAAAGAATGTATTTGAATAAAATCACCTTTTAGGATAGCTTTGTTGGAGTCAATGGATTCACACAAGGAATTCATTTTGACAGACAGTATCTTTGCATGGATCAGAGCTTTTGCAAACATGTAAAAAGTTTCATATTAATTGTACCAATCTATGGTAAGTTGTGCATTTAGATTTTGCCTCAAGTTTCACAAATACGTTAAATTCTTAGGAGAACCCAACACACCTCTGGATTAATGCTCAACTAAATGGTATAAGAAAATCTGAAGTTGACTGACATACACTATGCAGATTATGTTTTTAGGACTTCAGGGGTATGGAGTAGGATCACCAGGTTGTCAGAAATAAGCACTCAGCACACCTAAACTACTGATTTTTATACAAGACTTCTACTAGTTATGATGAACTATGTAAAAAATAAGGGCAATGAGGGCTGTTACATGGCCCACTGCACCAAATTAGAAGCTAGATCCACTCAGCTCTAATGATACTGGCACTGGGAAAGGAATAGAAAGAGAGATGAAACTATgtattaaagcatttttttaagtctgtaaTAAAATGCTCATAAGTAAATGACAATTTGAATATTGCCGATTTTCCAGACTTACAATGCTTGGTTGTGgataactttaaaatactgaaggTACATTCCTTCctggtaaattaaaaaatacatattgttACATTTAACATTGCTTTAACTTTGTTGCCTTTTGTATAAACAATGCCACTGGTGATGATTAACTAAGGTAGCAGTCTATTCCACTTCAAAGTATACATTTGTTACTTTTATTTGCAAGAACACAGATCCCTGTTTAGTGATTAGTCTATACATTTGTATGGAAATACACGTACCAGAGATGCTCAGTCAAGTCTACCCTCCCTTCGTCTCTAATTTTCAACCTCTTCTGCTCCTTAAAGGAACTTAAAAGTAGACAAGAGACTTGCTACCATCAGGTGCATCTTTATATTTCCATTCCTTAATAAAGATGAAAGTGGTAGGACTTTCCTgctcagctttttaaaagcagaaaacctgcttCATCCAAGAGGTGAAAAGCCAAGTCTCGAACATGCGTGAATAGACCTTTATTCGAAACGATTTACGCAGGCGCAATTTGTTTTCGGACGAGCCAAGGACCAGATAGTGGGCTGAGAGCAGGGCCTCGACGCGGCCCGCCCACTGCTGCGTTCCCGCCCTTTTGCCTCAGAGAGCGGCGGCCGGCCCGCCGACTGCTGCGTTCCCGCCCTTTTACCTCAGAGGGCGGCGGCCGGCCCGCCCACTGCTGCGTTCCCGCCCTTTTACCTCAGAGGGTGGCGGCCGGCCCGCCCACTGCTGCATTCCCGCCCTTTTGCCTCAGAGAGCGGCAGCCGGCCCGCCCTGAGGAAGTGGCCCTGGCCGCCTGGGCAGGGAACTGCCGCCCTGTCAGGCACCGCGGGCTCTGCTGGTCTCACGTCCCGGCAGCGACCTCCACGGGGCGGCcgcggcagcagcagcgcctgctgcggaggggaggggagcgtgccgtgccgtgccgtgccggccccgggcccgccccgtGGGTTTGGCCCTCTCGAGCCGCCGTCGCAACCGGTAGCCGGCGTCTTGGCGCCCTCGGTGCCTCctgcggggctgggctgccGGGGCGGCGGCCTCCCGGGGCGCCGGCCTGCCGCGCCTCTTCCGCGGTGGCTCGTGAGGGCCCAGGGCGCCGACCAGCGATGTCGGAGGCGGGTGGAAGCGGTGATCTCTCCTCGCGGAGCTCGGGCGCGGGCTGCGACCGCCTCTCGTTGCCGTCCACTTCGCGCAACGGTGCCGTGCCCCAGCGCAAACAGCAGCGGCTGTCGGGCCGGCACCGCCCGCAGGCCTccggggaggagggcagggaacCCGAGGTGGCGGAAGACGAGCCCGGGCAGCCGGGCAGCGCCGAGGGCGCCGGCGATGAACGCAGGAGGAGGATGATCCGGAACCAGTACCGGGAGCTCATCTACAGCGTGCAGCGTAAGCCCGGGGTGCAGCTCCCTTCAGGGGCGATGCAGCATGCTGTGGGGGCCGGCTTTGTCTGGGGGCCAAGAGTGGGTGCTGTGGCGGTCGTTTAGGTGCTAGGCTGGTAACCTGGCCGTGTTGGGTGAGGAACTCCTAAAGCTTTCGTGGGAACTCCAAGTTCCTTGGACTGTGTTGAATTTTTGGGCCAGTAGTTAGGTCGCAATTTGTTTCCCGGGAAGTATTTGCATGCCCAGGGGCAGCAAGGCTATGAGGGATTTACCCATATGTAGCATATATAATCGCATTGATGCAGCGGAGCAGTGTCAGCCTTGGAGATACACTGAAAGCCTTTAAATTTTGCTGCATGGTGTTTGAGCTTTCATTTCAAACTGCAGGTACCAGTATCTGCCCGGACCAGAAAGTTATTCTTAGGCTTTACAGCAAGTGCTAATGGATTTTTAGCACTTCTCTAGATGGGTGTGTCAGTACTTTTCCTTTGTATGTTTGGAGTGTGCTGCCTTTCTTATGAAAGCGTAACAATGGTTAGTTGAGTAAGCACTGCCAAGTTCAGCAGCATgttgttttctgcatgtttgcTAAATTTGTAGGGTTTTCTTTACGAGAGAATACAATGCAGTTTATGGGTGATGCAGACTGTGTTTATGCAGAACTACAGTGGTGTGTTAGTGCATAGAGTATGGTATATGACCTTACAAGTGGTGCTGAACTGAACATCTGAAAGCCTTGTTATGTACGCTGTTGCATGTAACTGACATGGTGATCTTTGGAAAGCAAACATGCATGCTTGGTGGGGGctcatttgtttctttcatggAAGTCTTTAATAACTTGTAAGATGAATAACATGCAGAAAACCATGGTATCTGGTAGCTGCTCTGACACAGATAGAGATGCTTTACTGGAACCAAGAGGAATCTGGGATATGCTAGCATAAGTTTGAGCATATAAATCTTATTCCAttgaagtaaatggaaaatgATGAGTTTAAACTGAGTTCATGCAtaagcattaataaaaatagaGCCTACATAATCTTGCAATTAATGTACTATAACTATATTgggtatttttgtgtgtgcgATGGGCTATGAACCAGCCAGTTTTGATTAAGGTGTAAGTATGTATTTCTCGATGCTTCTGTATTTAAGTAATTCAGCATTGCATTTGTGTCCCTTCCCAGAAAATCGTGAGGATATGCTGAGTTCAAAAAGCAACAGACTGACAGAAGCTTTGGAAGAAGCCAATAAACTGTTTAGTGCAGGTAAAACAAATTCTGTGGTCCTCATTAGAGGTCTTTGCTTGAAAGCTGGCCAAGAGTGAGGCGATAATGccttataaacaaaaaaaggacaagagaaTAAAGTTGTTCCAAGTACTTTGTCAGAATTATTAAAGTATAACTTGAAATAGATATGTTTAGTTGAAGAGGAATTGTTTGAATAAGTTGATATGAGACATGAAGTATCATTAGTGTTTGTTTGCACTTAGAAATACTCCTTGCTTTATCCTGACTAGAACAATATATGTAAGTACTACATATAAAAGATATCAGTGTAGAGAGGTTGATTTCTCTTGGAGCGGTGGAAAATATATcaatgaaatacacattttattgGTTAAGATAACATGTTACTTTTCCATGCTTGCCTTTGCAAGTGTCATCCTCTCCTttttgctccattttttttttaatgaaaatattgtaaGGATTATGTATGAGTGTGTTAGGGGTCATTGCAATAATATGAGCTACGAAGCTTTATACCAAGGATAGTCTGTATGCTAAATTTTTTATACATAATTAATAAATAGagtaaattttaaatacataaaatcttttctgtaacAGTTTCCTGTGCACGAGAGGCTGCGCTGGATGCCCAATTTCTTGTCTTAGCATCAAATCTAGGAAAGGAGAAGGCCAGTGAGTTGCACTTTGGGATGACGGCATTTGATTCACTAGCATTTGCGGAAGACTTGGTAAGTTCCAGGCTCTGAATTTATCAACAATTTTGCTGGAGGTTTGCCCTATTTGTTacagaatcagagaaaaaaaaatattatcagcCAACACATAACAGTTctgaaggaattttaaaattttcctattGATTTCTGTGAATAACTTTCTGGTTAATGTTGTTAATAGTTTTAAACTATGTATTAAGCATTTTCAGTATGCGTAGGGGAAAATCTAACTTAAAATGCAGACATCTTGCCCATTGTGTTGTGTTGCTGATGCTTTTATCACTGTTCAGTTGGTTCATGCTCTTAAGGTAGTCTTGTGCACTTTTTTTATACTCGCTGTTTTGTAGTTTCCCAAAACCTAAGTAGTTTCTTTATCCTGTCTGCAGTTTTATATGTTTTTGGATTCTTAAGGCATGGTGTCACTGACATGCAATGGGAGCTTGGATCACTTGTGTGTCTTCAGACTTGACAAGTTTTGTGTCTCTATTGTGACTGGGTGGAAGAGTCAGTTCAGAACAGCTTTGAAGCAGACTCCCTGCCAAAAATTTTCTCTGATGTTACAGCAGATTAGTAAGGAGTCTTTGGTCAAGTCTAGAGCTCTGCAATATAAAAACAACATCCAGTTCAGTTGCCTTATTGAAGTTTTTCCAGGGGAAGTCAGGATTGGTGGATTTGGAGTTGGGCCAAATAAGTTGTGTTTTGGTATTTGAGGAGCTGGGTTTCCTGGAAaagtgcgtgtgtgtgtgtggtgttcaGAAACTGTGAGACATCTTAGTTTTATAGTGCAATTTAAGTAATGCTTTGCTACTTCATACATCCTTGAAATTCTCTTGGAATGCAGGCAGTTTTATTTACCTATAGCTCTTTATTTCATTGTTTGCTGAACACAGCAAGTCTGTATGTGAGTGTTCTTCTGTTTGCACAGTATCTTCAGGAAAGTCAAGGTTCTTATGCAGtgatattaaatattaatcttGCAGGATAAACACCataatactgtatttcatcATTAATGTAGCTACtagtatttcttttaagtgaattttcattgcagctttttccttttgtagcTAACCTTCATGGGTATAAACCGcatagaaaaagaagagaatgaTGGTGATTCTGATTGTGAGGACATTTCAGGTGGCTATTTAGCTTGTAATGCCTGGCATAAActgggagcagaagcagaacagtACTTTAGAAGAGCACCTTCTTTTCACTATATGTAAGTTTATTTAAGAAATTGTATTTACTGCAGCAAAAGCTAGTGGTCTTAATggattcttatttttaatgccCTGGGCTTCAGTAGAGTTTAATCTTAGGTCGCAGATTGTCATGTCAACAAGAACTTTTGTGTGGTGTTTATTATTATGGTACAGTGAACTACTTgtctccaaaatattttataatatttctCTCTTTGATTTTGAATTGGCTTGGCTACAATCTGCAGCCAGAATTATggatagagattttttttctcttttccagacAGTTATGGAAGGTCAGTCCATCAGGGTCTATGTCTTTTACATGATGACTCTATTATCATGAAAAGACCCAACAATTCTTGTATGTCTGTGTTAATGGGTTGCCTTTTACAGTGTTGTTTTCTGACTCTGCCTTCAGAAGAAATTGCCTGATTTCTGGCAAGTGGCCTTATGCAGAATCAGCATCACCTGTCCTTATGCCTAGGCAACCCACTTAGTAGGAGCCTTTTTATTTGCTATCAAATGACCCTTGGTCACCTGGCTTATAGACAACACTCCAATTTAAATCTCTCAAAGTCAGCCTACAATAGCAGGATCTACTTCAATTTAATTATCAACAGTAGAGCTGATAGAATATTATTCAGTTGTCTATGCTTTTAAACTGGTTCCACCCCTAAATGCATATCACTGTAATTTTAAGAAAGCTCCTGACTATAGTAATTTCATCATTTTTGATGATGATATCATGTTGGATAGCAGATATTTAATGCTGGATAGCTAACTGAGATATTTCAAACTTCTGTTTGCACTTTCAAGCTGTAAGCTCTAAACGATAAGTATATTTTCTGATTACTTTTATGATCTTAAGATAAAACTGGCTGCAAGAAAGACTTTTCGCATTAGTTGCATTTTGACATCTTAAGTAATGATGAGCTTCTTTTGATGGAGGTTATGTGAATATTTGCaaagcattaattttaaataataaagtgTAGTTCTCAGTTTAGGAAAAGACCTACTTATTTTTGACTCTACCTATGATTATCTGAGgcctgagttttgttttttccccaagataAGGCCATGACTTCTGAAATTGAGCAGTTGCAACTCATCCAAGGTAGGGAAAAATGTGCTGCAGAATTTTTGGGTACCTGCTGAACTAACTTGGATTGAATCTCAATTCACCCTCTCTCCTTTAGGCACCTAACTTGGTGGAGATCCAAGGCAAGGCAAGTTAGGAGCCTGGGTTCCTTGTATAGTCAATGAAGAGAGGTGAGCACTTCAAGAAAGTGCCTAAATCTAGCACGTATATTACATTCACATTGTTTAGTGAGAAATGTTGGATCTCTTTTTAGTGTACTGAATGTTCTATTGATaggctgtgttttaaaaatttgtggattattttttaaaagagcttaCTGCAAACCTGAGCTTATAGAAACTAAACAATAGATGAAAAAGAGGTAAATATTGTACGGAGAGagttttcagacagaaaaattcGTAATAAATTCAAAGAGAGATATTGGAGGATATGAACCatattctttgtttcatttcttcactAAAGAGAAGTAGATTTAAAGTTTTCAGTTcgaaagaaataaaatcacttgGATTAATTGCATCAAATTTTATACCTCTGTTGATAATTCTGGTATGAGGCTGCCAACTTATATTGGGAGCAACTTTTGGGGATGGTTGTTTACAGAAGTCTCTAAATGTGATGAGGCTTTATTTTTAGCTATCAGTCATTTCTTTATACTTTATCAGGCGATCAACTGCTCAGTATATAGATTTCTTAGCATataatgtaaaatgtatttccacATATGTGTTCTCTTTATTTTGATTAGGTTGGGATCTTTCAAGTCTGATCCTCCTGTACCAAGGCAACGGAttgagaggcagaaaaagactactggaggagaagagaaacGGGCAATGCCTGCTCAGGTTTGTAGAAGTGGTATCTTGATTAATTATTTGTTATGGTGTAATTACTGCAATTGACTTCtgactttttctgtttgtgttgttttgggttttgtagTTACGAACTGTGTAGTACTAAAGGATTCAGACTTCATTATCAGGCTTCTTGATTTATATGGAGTGCAGTTTCTCAGCGAGTGGAAGGAGATAGGATTTACAGACTGATGGGTTTTTTCCAAGTTCAAATTAGCTCATTTGTTCTGATGTCattgttttgaaaggaaactaAAACCCCCACTTCTCTACATTAGCATGTTTTCAACCTTTATTTGAAGAGTGTTTAACAGTGTGTGGCATTTGCACAGAAATGTGGTTAACAGCATCAAACTAATGAGCTCTTCCCTGTTTCCGTTTCCTTATGTTCTCTGTCTTACTCTggcagaaaggcaaaagcccGAGAACACTTACAGGAAAGCTTACATTTGAAACTTTGAAAGAATAAGCCACATTGTTACAGGGAACCTCTGGCAGATAATGCCAGGACATAAGGCAAAATGTTGAGTATGCCTTTTTAAATACATCCTACTTCATAATAATCCAAATAGTGATAGAAATTATTCTGATAAAATTTGTACTggggggaagaggagctggagggTTTGCCAGAGTTGTTTCCAGAAGTGACTGCTCTTTGTGGTTTGCTTAGGTCAACACCAGCACACGTGTTAATCTGTGTTAGATACATCATTACGTGTGAAAGTTCCTGTAGTTTGCTTTATTGTAAGGTGGTCAAAGGGGAAGTGTTAGCTAACAGGAATAGCAAACGGATTCCTGAAGATTGTACTTGAAAACTGAACTGATTATAGTACTTGAAGGATGATTGGAGTACCCTGCTTTGCAGGCAATGAACAAATCTGTAAAATGGCAATAGTTGTGTCCTTTGACCATGTCAAACTTCATGCCATGATGTTTCTTACGTGTCAACTTAGGtgtcttttctggaaaaaagttaaagatCTTAATAACCCGCCCTTCTATGCTTGCAAGTTAACTTCTTCAGTAAACTCATAGACTGTACCACTAGGGGTAACCCAGTTCCACAGAACTATTGGAAGGTAAGCATAGACCTGTAAATAGgcccaaaccacaaaaactgtGGCCTTTCAGTTTCATATTGTAAGGTGGGAATTCATTCCTAAAGCACTTTGGAAGTTGTCTAATGCTTACATAAGTGTGTCTGTAACTGTGCATGTGTGGCATAGAGgacaaaattatcttttgtgTTATGTCTTAAAACAGTGGTTAGTTGAGgtgaaactgtttcttttttccagttaaaaaaaatggaggagTCTCATCAGgaagctacagaaaaagaagtagaGAGGATCTTGGGATTATTgcaaactcattttaaaaatgatcGTAAGTATGATTCAACTAAGCTTTTAAAGCATTAATTTGAGAAGATAAATACTGTTAATATTCTACAGTTAAGAGTGGTTAAACTACAAAATTAGGTGGAGTTTGCAAGTAAAAATCCTTATGTTAAGGGATATACGctgactgtattttttaatgaacactGGTCAGTTGCTGTTtgattgcaaaataaatttaaatccTACTCTCCCTCTTATTACAGCATGCCATTTTTTAGAAGGCAATAAATAGTCGTAAcgtatgtatatgtgtgtggCAAAAGGTGGAAGGAAATATGCTCTAGACATTTTGTTTGTGTAGGCAACTAGGAATTCAACAATGTAACTTAGTTGACATAAACATTGTTAGCTTTTAAAAGGAGTTAAGTGTTTGTTTACGTAACTGGCTCTGTGAATACcacctgtggtttttttttttaacaaacccATTTCTGCTTCTCTAGCTGATACGCCCATTTCCTTCTTTGATCTTGTGATTGATCCAAAATCATTTCCACGCACTGTGGAAAACATCTTTCATGTGTCCTTCATTATAAGGGTAAGGCATGACATGTTCTTGAAATCTTATTTTAGATACTGGAATTATCTATAAATATGGATTCGTTGTTTTTATGGCTTTAATATTGACAGATTAGGATTCAAATGTTAGGAATCCTAATTTGTTTTCAACACACAGTGTATGATAATTTGGTAAATGAATAGAAAAGAGTTGACAGACTaatctttttaaataagatttttctaCTACAATCAATTTACCAACAAAACAATAGTGAAACTTTTGTTGTTAATACACTTTTTGAAAAGGGATTCTAGCTTACATTTTAGTGTAGAAGAGTGCTCACAGAGTACTGAAGAGTTACTGAGGTTGTAGGAAAGTGTGTCAGTGCAGTGTTTTATGTTCTTGTTGAGTCTGTAGATTTGCATATCCAGCTATACATAGTTGGTCTGATAAGTAAAATGAatttgggaaaacagaaaaacttacAGATATATTTTGACTAAACTTAGGTTTGTAGTGAAGAGTGATGTGATTATGAAGGGTTAACTCAAGTATACTTAATgaataataatgattttttaataaaacattttttttataatccaGCAGTTGCCAACTGTCCTGTATCAGCTGCATGCTTTATGAATAAGTgcaatatataaataatttttctgatttggtATGCCAATTAAGATTCTTTATCAATATATGTACCTGTTTATGATTATCTAATATATTATGTTAAAAATAGGAAATCTCAGTGCACTGTCCTAATTAGATGGCTCTAATTTCTGAAACTTTAAATCCTATTGTCTTTTAGGATGGTTTTGCAAGATTAAAGTTGGATGATGATAAATTACCAATAATAGGTAAgatctaattttaaaagactgtgATTGTTTTTTGTTACAACATTGGAAAGTAGCTACATCTTAAGTGTTCACAAAGTTTGAGCTATGTTTTTAGCTGCAAAAGTAGAGATTTGGGGATATGCAGTGAATGTATTTGAAGGTGTGAAGAGGTGTATGAGAGGAACTGAAAGGATGGACTTTctttaaatatcaaaatataGGAAAAGGCCATTATGCTGatctataaaaattaattctattgATAGAAATAAAAGGTTATTACCCTTCCTTTTATGGGATATTTTTGCTAATAAGAATATGAACATTGTTATGCTTTGCtgagaaaagatatttttgtgtgtaagAAGTCTCCTTTGCCTGAGTTGGGGAGTGCTGCAACTTCAAAACGGTTGAAAAGGagatgtgtatatgtgtgtatatatatgtatatatatatgtatataatatatgaGGTCTTCCCGCAGAATGTCAATGGAATTAAGACTTTGGCGAGATTCCATGAAAGA
It encodes the following:
- the NSMCE4A gene encoding non-structural maintenance of chromosomes element 4 homolog A, with amino-acid sequence MSEAGGSGDLSSRSSGAGCDRLSLPSTSRNGAVPQRKQQRLSGRHRPQASGEEGREPEVAEDEPGQPGSAEGAGDERRRRMIRNQYRELIYSVQQNREDMLSSKSNRLTEALEEANKLFSAVSCAREAALDAQFLVLASNLGKEKASELHFGMTAFDSLAFAEDLLTFMGINRIEKEENDGDSDCEDISGGYLACNAWHKLGAEAEQYFRRAPSFHYMLGSFKSDPPVPRQRIERQKKTTGGEEKRAMPAQLKKMEESHQEATEKEVERILGLLQTHFKNDPDTPISFFDLVIDPKSFPRTVENIFHVSFIIRDGFARLKLDDDKLPIIEPSKDSERREGDGGAGERNQVVISLNHQEWKEIVETYEITEPMISSPLKNEDDMDTA